A single window of Vigna radiata var. radiata cultivar VC1973A chromosome 4, Vradiata_ver6, whole genome shotgun sequence DNA harbors:
- the LOC106759534 gene encoding uncharacterized protein LOC106759534 isoform X2 — protein sequence MGFNLILWYHPNLVLAVLLLFSCSFGLFSANDEVGTGQGETFTVSSFSYPETRLRPFDLRYIRVDLPPWFSALSIALKSDVDIDISRIERVPIRTLPIICFRDGSPPLPDALNTSLKDSATSGINGLDVEQCFPMQKNITMKLTNNQISPGVWYIGLFNGIGPTRTQSKMTFVRRGSTPFESYYLPVGGASYDSANFPLEPLLKNSSYIGESDNIWTYFLLDIPRGAAGGNIHIQLSSDTKIGYEVYARFGGLPSLDIWDYYYANKTRRSDPSMFFTLYDSSDTKVNFYIMYAREGTWGFGLRHLNSNGDSIKGLNIMSISLERCPKRCSSHGDCKFSFDASGLTSYSFCSCDRNHGGFDCSIEIVTHQGHVRQSIFLIVSNAAAILPAYWALRKKALAEWVLYTSSGISSGLYHACDVGTWCALSYNVLQFMDFWLSFMAVISTFLYLTTIDEVFKRAIHTAVAILTALMAATKATRSSNVILVIVIGALGLFVGWLIEISTKYRSLSFPIGISFNFSHCFQTIKRWLYNLVKTLLRRYHLAFALAGFTALAMAAISWTLETSESYWFWHSIWHITIYTSSFFFLCSKANIEDSEATHPTDGDYELTHQDSLPRSG from the exons ATGGGTTTCAATTTGATTCTATGGTATCATCCCAATCTGGTTCTCGCTGTTCTGCTGCTCTTTTCCTGTTCCTTTGGTCTTTTCTCTGCAAATGATGAAGTGGGCACCGGTCAAGGTGAAACCTTTACTGTTTCAAGCTTCAGTTACCCTGAGACTAGGCTCAGACCCTTTGATTTGCGCTACATCAGAG TTGACTTGCCACCATGGTTTTCTGCACTGTCTATAGCATTGAAGTCAGATGTAGACATT gatatctcaagaATTGAAAGGGTTCCAATACGCACATTGCCAATAATATGCTTTAGAGATGGAAGTCCTCCACTACCAGATGCCTTAAACACATCTCTGAAAGATTCAGCCACTTCTG GAATAAATGGTCTAGATGTGGAGCAGTGCTTTCCCATGCAGAAAAATATCACTATGAAACTGACAAACAATCAG ATATCTCCAGGTGTTTGGTATATTGGTCTTTTCAATGGGATTGGACCTACAAGGACACAATCAAAGATG ACATTTGTAAGGAGAGGTTCAACCCCTTTTGAATCGTATTATTTACCGGTTGGTGGAGCATCTTATGATTCTGCCAATTTCCCTCTTGAGCCACTTTTAAAGAACTCATCATACATTGGAGAATCTGATAACATTTGGACTTACTTTCTTTTGGACATTCCTCGTGGTGCTGCTGGAGGAAATATTCATATACAGCTATCCTCAGATACAAAGATTGGTTATGAAGTGTATGCTAGATTTGGTGGTTTACCATCTCTAGATATCTGGGACTATTATTATGCTAACAAGACCAGGAGAAGTGACCCATCTATGTTTTTCACGCTGTATGACTCAAGTGATACCAaagttaacttttatattatgtatgCTAGAGAAGGAACTTGGGGCTTTGGTCTAAGACATCTTAATAGCAACGGTGATTCCATAAAAGGACTAAATATCATGTCCATTTCACTTGAGCGATGCCCAAAACGATGTTCCTCTCATGGAGACTGTAAATTTTCGTTTGATGCTAGTGGACTAACGTCTTACAG CTTCTGCTCCTGTGATCGAAACCATGGAGGCTTTGACTGCAGCATTGAGATTGTAACACATCAAG GGCATGTTCGACAATCAATTTTTCTCATTGTATCAAATGCTGCTGCCATACTTCCTGCCTATTGGGCCCTTCGGAAGAAG GCATTAGCAGAATGGGTTTTATACACATCCAGTGGGATTTCAAGTGGACTATATCATGCGTGTGATGTGGGCACTTGGTGTGCGTTGAGCTATAATGTCTTACAG TTCATGGACTTTTGGCTCTCATTCATGGCTGTGATTAGCACTTTTCTTTATCTAACTACCATTGATGAAGTATTTAAGAGGGCAATCCACACAGCTGTTGCTATCCTTACTGCTCTAATGGCTGCAACAAAAGCAACCAG GTCTTCCAATGTTATTCTTGTGATTGTGATCGGTGCTCTTGGTTTGTTTGTTGGATGGTTGATAGAAATCTCAACAAAGTATCGGTCCCTTTCCTTTCCAATTGGAATCTCATTTAACTTCTCTCACTG TTTCCAAACTATAAAGCGATGGCTCTATAATCTTGTCAAGACACTTTTGAGACGGTACCACTTGGCATTTGCCTTGGCTGGTTTTACTGCATTGGCCATGGCAGCAATAAGCTGGACACTTGAAACCAGTGAATCCTACTGGTTTTGGCACAG CATTTGGCATATTACAATATACacatcttctttcttcttcctttgttcaAAAGCAAACATTGAGGACAGTGAGGCAACACATCCTACGGATGGAGACTATGAACTGACTCATCAGGATTCACTTCCAAGAAGTGGTTAG
- the LOC106758878 gene encoding E3 ubiquitin-protein ligase RHA1B: MGFPVGYPEVLVPKLFLHALSLLAWLRSLVAALFHLLRLSDLLDTDATAIAWPPESPPPRAPTLSALLIREFLPVAAFRDLDGTGESPPSPTGCAVCLSEFCAEEEIRCMANCKHMFHRACVDRWIDHDQKTCPLCRTPFVPEHKVEEYNQRLWAASGVSQFYQDDYTPSL, translated from the coding sequence ATGGGATTTCCGGTAGGGTATCCGGAAGTGCTGGTCCCCAAGCTCTTCCTCCACGCGCTCTCGCTCCTTGCGTGGCTCCGCTCGCTCGTCGCCGCGCTCTTCCACCTCCTCCGCCTCTCCGACCTCCTCGACACCGACGCTACCGCGATCGCTTGGCCGCCGGAGTCCCCGCCGCCGCGCGCTCCGACTCTCTCCGCGCTCCTCATCCGCGAGTTTCTCCCCGTGGCGGCGTTCCGTGACCTGGACGGCACCGGCGAGTCCCCTCCGTCCCCGACGGGGTGCGCGGTGTGCCTGAGCGAGTTCTGCGCGGAGGAGGAGATCAGATGCATGGCGAACTGCAAACACATGTTCCACCGCGCGTGCGTGGACCGTTGGATCGATCACGACCAGAAGACGTGTCCTCTCTGTAGGACACCATTCGTGCCGGAGCACAAGGTGGAGGAGTATAACCAGCGGCTATGGGCCGCTTCTGGTGTTTCCCAGTTTTATCAAGATGATTACACTCCTTCTCTCTGA
- the LOC106759534 gene encoding uncharacterized protein LOC106759534 isoform X1 produces MGFNLILWYHPNLVLAVLLLFSCSFGLFSANDEVGTGQGETFTVSSFSYPETRLRPFDLRYIRVDLPPWFSALSIALKSDVDIDISRIERVPIRTLPIICFRDGSPPLPDALNTSLKDSATSGINGLDVEQCFPMQKNITMKLTNNQISPGVWYIGLFNGIGPTRTQSKMIIRGPSYSFIANISVEACTNSMMRGDFCNSTVYPISCEASDVSNALETKVNKSMLENLVTCKSNSKAFCVHDGVPNFFSLDIMNVAEEIIITATNIRFNVTSSNDVSLMCFVRHGAMPSVTSNDYSIDIAKSPLVIHSPLIGRWYISIMPVNLTKTQVSNVRVCYSVESQVLQCPLGKAGPNCIMDSYLLQTFVRRGSTPFESYYLPVGGASYDSANFPLEPLLKNSSYIGESDNIWTYFLLDIPRGAAGGNIHIQLSSDTKIGYEVYARFGGLPSLDIWDYYYANKTRRSDPSMFFTLYDSSDTKVNFYIMYAREGTWGFGLRHLNSNGDSIKGLNIMSISLERCPKRCSSHGDCKFSFDASGLTSYSFCSCDRNHGGFDCSIEIVTHQGHVRQSIFLIVSNAAAILPAYWALRKKALAEWVLYTSSGISSGLYHACDVGTWCALSYNVLQFMDFWLSFMAVISTFLYLTTIDEVFKRAIHTAVAILTALMAATKATRSSNVILVIVIGALGLFVGWLIEISTKYRSLSFPIGISFNFSHCFQTIKRWLYNLVKTLLRRYHLAFALAGFTALAMAAISWTLETSESYWFWHSIWHITIYTSSFFFLCSKANIEDSEATHPTDGDYELTHQDSLPRSG; encoded by the exons ATGGGTTTCAATTTGATTCTATGGTATCATCCCAATCTGGTTCTCGCTGTTCTGCTGCTCTTTTCCTGTTCCTTTGGTCTTTTCTCTGCAAATGATGAAGTGGGCACCGGTCAAGGTGAAACCTTTACTGTTTCAAGCTTCAGTTACCCTGAGACTAGGCTCAGACCCTTTGATTTGCGCTACATCAGAG TTGACTTGCCACCATGGTTTTCTGCACTGTCTATAGCATTGAAGTCAGATGTAGACATT gatatctcaagaATTGAAAGGGTTCCAATACGCACATTGCCAATAATATGCTTTAGAGATGGAAGTCCTCCACTACCAGATGCCTTAAACACATCTCTGAAAGATTCAGCCACTTCTG GAATAAATGGTCTAGATGTGGAGCAGTGCTTTCCCATGCAGAAAAATATCACTATGAAACTGACAAACAATCAG ATATCTCCAGGTGTTTGGTATATTGGTCTTTTCAATGGGATTGGACCTACAAGGACACAATCAAAGATG ATTATCCGTGGTCCATCATATTCCTTTATTGCCAATATAAGTGTGGAAGCATGCACAAATTCAATGATGAGGGGGGATTTCTGTAACAGTACAGTTTATCCAATTTCGTGTGAAGCATCTGATGTCTCTAATGCTTTGGAAACTAAAGTGAACAAGTCAATGTTGGAAAATTTAGTGACCTGCAAAAGTAATTCTAAAGCATTTTGTGTTCATGATGGTGTGCCAAACTTCTTCTCCCTGGACATAATGAATGTGGCAGAAGAAATTATCATTACGGCAACAAATATCAGATTCAATGTTACTTCATCAAATGATGTtagtttaatgtgttttgtcCGCCATGGTGCTATGCCTTCAGTGACTTCAAATGATTATTCCATTGATATAGCCAAAAGTCCCCTGGTTATTCATTCACCGTTGATTGGCCGTTGGTATATTAGTATAATGCCAGTCAATCTTACAAAAACTCAGGTTAGCAATGTAAGAGTTTGCTATTCGGTGGAATCACAAGTGCTTCAATGTCCACTTGGAAAAGCTGGACCAAATTGTATAATGGATAGCTACTTGCTTCAG ACATTTGTAAGGAGAGGTTCAACCCCTTTTGAATCGTATTATTTACCGGTTGGTGGAGCATCTTATGATTCTGCCAATTTCCCTCTTGAGCCACTTTTAAAGAACTCATCATACATTGGAGAATCTGATAACATTTGGACTTACTTTCTTTTGGACATTCCTCGTGGTGCTGCTGGAGGAAATATTCATATACAGCTATCCTCAGATACAAAGATTGGTTATGAAGTGTATGCTAGATTTGGTGGTTTACCATCTCTAGATATCTGGGACTATTATTATGCTAACAAGACCAGGAGAAGTGACCCATCTATGTTTTTCACGCTGTATGACTCAAGTGATACCAaagttaacttttatattatgtatgCTAGAGAAGGAACTTGGGGCTTTGGTCTAAGACATCTTAATAGCAACGGTGATTCCATAAAAGGACTAAATATCATGTCCATTTCACTTGAGCGATGCCCAAAACGATGTTCCTCTCATGGAGACTGTAAATTTTCGTTTGATGCTAGTGGACTAACGTCTTACAG CTTCTGCTCCTGTGATCGAAACCATGGAGGCTTTGACTGCAGCATTGAGATTGTAACACATCAAG GGCATGTTCGACAATCAATTTTTCTCATTGTATCAAATGCTGCTGCCATACTTCCTGCCTATTGGGCCCTTCGGAAGAAG GCATTAGCAGAATGGGTTTTATACACATCCAGTGGGATTTCAAGTGGACTATATCATGCGTGTGATGTGGGCACTTGGTGTGCGTTGAGCTATAATGTCTTACAG TTCATGGACTTTTGGCTCTCATTCATGGCTGTGATTAGCACTTTTCTTTATCTAACTACCATTGATGAAGTATTTAAGAGGGCAATCCACACAGCTGTTGCTATCCTTACTGCTCTAATGGCTGCAACAAAAGCAACCAG GTCTTCCAATGTTATTCTTGTGATTGTGATCGGTGCTCTTGGTTTGTTTGTTGGATGGTTGATAGAAATCTCAACAAAGTATCGGTCCCTTTCCTTTCCAATTGGAATCTCATTTAACTTCTCTCACTG TTTCCAAACTATAAAGCGATGGCTCTATAATCTTGTCAAGACACTTTTGAGACGGTACCACTTGGCATTTGCCTTGGCTGGTTTTACTGCATTGGCCATGGCAGCAATAAGCTGGACACTTGAAACCAGTGAATCCTACTGGTTTTGGCACAG CATTTGGCATATTACAATATACacatcttctttcttcttcctttgttcaAAAGCAAACATTGAGGACAGTGAGGCAACACATCCTACGGATGGAGACTATGAACTGACTCATCAGGATTCACTTCCAAGAAGTGGTTAG